The following proteins are encoded in a genomic region of Bacillus sp. FJAT-22090:
- the tsf gene encoding translation elongation factor Ts, whose amino-acid sequence MAVTAQMVKELREKTGAGMMDCKKALVQTDGDLEAAIDFLREKGLSSAAKKADRIAAEGTTYIQVEGNKAVLLEMNAETDFVAKNEAFQQLVQQVATHLLATEPASVEEALASTVEEGVTVENLISNAVAKIGEKITLRRFVVETKTDADAFGPYLHMGGRIGVLTVLEGSTDTQAAKDVAMHVAALNPAYISRDEVSAEEVEHERKVLTEQALNEGKPENIVAKMVEGRLGKYFEDVCLLDQSFVKNPDQKVRVFVESTGGNLKSFTRYAVGEGIEKREDNFAEEVMNQVKGN is encoded by the coding sequence ATGGCAGTTACAGCACAAATGGTAAAAGAATTGCGTGAAAAAACTGGCGCAGGTATGATGGATTGTAAAAAAGCATTAGTTCAAACAGACGGTGATTTAGAAGCAGCAATTGACTTCTTACGTGAAAAAGGTCTTTCTTCTGCTGCTAAAAAAGCAGATCGTATTGCCGCTGAAGGAACTACTTATATCCAAGTTGAAGGAAATAAAGCTGTATTATTAGAAATGAATGCAGAAACAGACTTTGTTGCAAAAAACGAAGCTTTCCAACAATTAGTACAACAAGTAGCTACTCATCTATTAGCAACTGAGCCTGCTTCAGTAGAAGAAGCATTAGCTTCTACTGTTGAAGAAGGTGTAACAGTTGAAAACTTAATTTCTAACGCTGTTGCAAAAATCGGAGAAAAAATTACTCTTCGTCGTTTTGTAGTTGAAACTAAAACAGATGCTGATGCATTTGGTCCTTACTTACACATGGGTGGACGTATTGGTGTTCTTACAGTTCTGGAAGGTTCTACTGATACACAAGCAGCTAAAGATGTTGCGATGCACGTTGCTGCTTTAAACCCTGCTTATATTTCTCGCGATGAAGTATCTGCTGAAGAAGTAGAACATGAGCGCAAAGTATTAACAGAACAAGCACTAAATGAAGGCAAACCAGAAAATATCGTTGCTAAAATGGTAGAAGGCCGTCTTGGTAAATATTTTGAGGACGTTTGCTTACTTGACCAATCTTTCGTTAAAAATCCAGATCAAAAAGTTCGCGTATTTGTTGAATCTACTGGTGGTAACTTAAAATCATTCACTCGTTACGCTGTAGGTGAAGGTATCGAGAAACGTGAAGACAACTTCGCGGAAGAAGTAATGAACCAAGTTAAAGGAAACTAA
- a CDS encoding phosphatidate cytidylyltransferase, giving the protein MKQRIITGAIAMALFVPIVLLGGPIFNILIYVMAVVGLFELLRMKGIKLFSIAGLISILLLFILLIPSSIATDVFQVTGHTKIEWLFVAVFVLLIYTVLVKNNFTFDDAAFTLMATLYVGIGFYYFIETREVGLTYVIFALLVVWTTDSGAYFTGRKLGKRKLWPEISPNKTVEGFIGGIVWALIAAFILHWITPLSSSYIILIAITIAASIFGQLGDLVESAIKRHYNVKDSGKLLPGHGGILDRFDSLLFVIPLLHFLHFL; this is encoded by the coding sequence TTGAAACAACGTATTATCACAGGTGCAATAGCAATGGCACTTTTTGTTCCCATCGTACTGTTAGGGGGCCCAATTTTTAATATATTGATTTACGTAATGGCAGTTGTTGGCTTATTTGAACTTTTAAGAATGAAAGGAATTAAGTTATTTTCTATTGCTGGACTAATATCAATTCTACTTTTATTCATATTATTAATTCCTTCCTCTATTGCAACAGATGTGTTTCAAGTTACTGGTCATACAAAAATAGAATGGTTATTCGTTGCAGTATTTGTTCTATTAATTTATACAGTACTTGTTAAAAATAATTTTACCTTTGATGATGCGGCCTTTACGCTTATGGCTACATTATATGTAGGAATTGGATTTTATTACTTTATTGAAACTCGAGAAGTTGGTTTAACTTATGTAATCTTTGCATTATTAGTAGTTTGGACAACTGATTCGGGTGCATACTTTACAGGTAGAAAGTTAGGGAAACGGAAACTTTGGCCAGAAATTTCGCCTAATAAAACAGTAGAAGGATTTATTGGGGGAATTGTTTGGGCTCTAATTGCTGCATTTATTCTTCATTGGATCACACCATTAAGTTCTTCTTATATAATATTAATAGCTATTACGATAGCCGCTTCCATTTTTGGGCAATTAGGAGACTTAGTAGAATCAGCAATCAAAAGACATTATAATGTAAAAGATTCTGGTAAATTATTGCCGGGACATGGTGGAATATTAGATCGCTTTGACAGTTTACTTTTTGTCATTCCGTTATTGCACTTTTTACATTTTCTATAA
- the frr gene encoding ribosome recycling factor, which produces MPKQVLEQTKDKMAKTIAVFSRELSTIRAGRASASLLDKITVDYYGAPTPINQMAGIAVPEARLITIQPYDKTILGDIEKAIMKSDLGITPTNDGTLIRIAIPALTEERRKDLVKQVKKEAEEAKVNIRNVRRDGNDDLKKLEKSGGITEDDLRNYTEQIQKLTDSNIEKIDAITKEKEKEILEV; this is translated from the coding sequence ATGCCGAAACAAGTATTGGAACAAACAAAAGATAAAATGGCTAAAACGATTGCAGTTTTTAGTAGAGAACTATCAACTATTCGTGCTGGTCGCGCTAGCGCATCTTTACTTGACAAAATTACTGTAGATTATTATGGTGCACCTACTCCAATCAATCAAATGGCTGGTATTGCTGTTCCTGAAGCTCGCTTAATTACAATTCAACCTTACGATAAAACAATTTTAGGTGATATTGAAAAAGCAATCATGAAATCTGATTTAGGAATTACTCCTACGAATGATGGAACACTTATTCGCATTGCAATTCCTGCGTTAACAGAAGAGCGCCGTAAAGACTTAGTGAAACAAGTTAAAAAAGAAGCAGAAGAAGCAAAGGTAAATATCCGTAATGTACGCCGTGATGGAAACGATGATTTGAAGAAACTAGAGAAATCTGGAGGAATCACGGAAGACGATTTAAGAAACTATACGGAGCAAATTCAAAAGCTTACAGACTCCAATATTGAAAAAATAGATGCTATTACGAAAGAAAAAGAAAAAGAAATTTTGGAAGTTTAA
- the dxr gene encoding 1-deoxy-D-xylulose-5-phosphate reductoisomerase, whose product MAKRISLLGATGSIGLQTLDIIREHPSKFHLVSFSAGKNVEKTREILKQFSVEVVSVSQEEDARLLQTEFPKVHVFYGDEGLVQVAANTNADVLVNAVLGSIGLKPTLEAIKKGITIAIANKETLVTAGHLVMQAAREKNVPILPVDSEHSALFQAMNGEQKSEISKLVITASGGSFRDLTRDELINVTVKDALNHPNWSMGAKITIDSATMMNKGLEVIEAHVLFDTSYDDIEVLLHRESIIHSMVEFKDTSIIAQLGTPDMRVPIQYALSYPNRLERVNAKRLNLAEIGKLHFEEMNYTRYHALKLAIEAGRAGGSMTTVLNAANEAAVALFLQEKVSFLAIDELIERAMNEHVNISSPDLETILQVDTQTRKTVQNMIK is encoded by the coding sequence ATGGCAAAAAGAATAAGCTTATTAGGAGCAACAGGTTCTATTGGGTTACAAACATTAGATATTATTAGAGAGCATCCAAGCAAATTCCATTTAGTTTCTTTCTCTGCTGGAAAAAATGTGGAGAAGACAAGGGAAATATTGAAGCAGTTTTCAGTTGAAGTAGTTTCGGTATCACAAGAAGAAGATGCTCGTTTGTTACAAACTGAGTTTCCAAAAGTTCATGTTTTTTATGGAGACGAAGGTCTTGTTCAAGTTGCTGCTAATACAAATGCAGATGTATTAGTGAATGCCGTACTTGGTAGTATTGGATTAAAACCAACTTTAGAAGCCATTAAAAAAGGTATTACAATTGCGATAGCAAACAAAGAAACACTTGTCACAGCTGGTCACCTTGTTATGCAAGCTGCAAGAGAAAAAAATGTTCCGATATTGCCGGTAGATAGTGAACATTCAGCTCTTTTTCAAGCGATGAATGGTGAGCAAAAATCAGAAATCTCTAAGTTAGTCATAACTGCTTCGGGAGGTAGCTTTCGGGATCTTACGCGAGATGAGTTAATAAATGTAACTGTAAAAGATGCATTAAATCATCCGAATTGGTCAATGGGAGCAAAAATTACGATTGATAGTGCCACCATGATGAACAAAGGCTTGGAAGTAATTGAAGCTCATGTATTATTTGATACTTCCTATGATGATATTGAGGTTTTATTACATAGAGAGAGTATTATTCATTCTATGGTCGAGTTTAAAGATACAAGCATTATTGCACAGCTAGGGACACCTGATATGAGAGTTCCTATTCAATATGCGTTATCTTATCCAAATCGTTTGGAGCGTGTGAACGCAAAAAGGTTAAATTTAGCTGAAATAGGTAAGTTACATTTTGAAGAGATGAACTATACTAGATATCATGCTTTAAAACTTGCAATTGAAGCAGGAAGAGCTGGTGGTTCTATGACTACAGTTTTAAACGCGGCAAATGAGGCTGCAGTGGCGTTGTTTTTACAAGAAAAAGTTTCTTTTCTAGCGATCGATGAGTTAATTGAAAGAGCAATGAACGAACATGTGAACATATCAAGTCCAGATTTAGAAACAATTTTACAAGTCGATACTCAAACGAGAAAAACCGTTCAAAACATGATAAAATGA
- the rseP gene encoding RIP metalloprotease RseP — METAIAFIIIFGSIVFFHELGHFIFAKRAGIMVREFAIGMGPKIFGMTKGETLYTIRLLPIGGYVRMAGEDMDSVELQPGYRLGIHLNENNEIDQIVLNQNKQFPDMLFLEVERSDLSKEMFIEGYDEDERLVRYKVSRNAVINENGNETFIAPYDRQFGSKSVGQRSMAIFAGPLFNFILSFFIFIILGLLQGVPTYEPIITTVVADSPAAQAGMKDGDLVTEINGNPITSWEELSEEVRVSPNEKMDFSVERNGEILDLTITPNEVTTGKEKVGQIGVQYTSPMEKNPVKAIAYGAEQTYDTTLLIFSALGNLITGQFSIDDLSGPVGIYKVTETVAQSGVYNLMYWAALLSINLGIMNLLPLPALDGGRLLFFLFEAIRGKPVDKQKEGMIHFVGIMLLMVLMVVVTWNDIQRFFF, encoded by the coding sequence ATGGAAACGGCCATTGCGTTTATTATAATATTTGGTAGTATTGTTTTTTTTCATGAGCTTGGTCATTTTATTTTTGCAAAAAGAGCAGGAATAATGGTGCGAGAGTTTGCGATTGGAATGGGACCTAAAATTTTTGGTATGACAAAAGGAGAAACACTTTATACAATTCGTTTATTGCCTATAGGTGGGTATGTACGTATGGCTGGAGAAGACATGGACAGTGTGGAACTTCAACCAGGTTATCGATTAGGTATACATCTCAATGAAAACAATGAAATAGATCAAATTGTATTAAACCAAAACAAACAATTCCCTGACATGCTTTTCTTAGAAGTTGAGCGATCTGACTTGTCTAAAGAAATGTTTATAGAAGGATACGATGAGGACGAACGATTAGTTCGTTATAAAGTTTCAAGAAATGCAGTTATTAATGAAAATGGAAATGAAACATTTATAGCCCCATACGATCGTCAATTTGGCTCTAAGTCGGTTGGACAAAGATCAATGGCTATTTTTGCAGGTCCACTTTTCAACTTTATACTATCCTTTTTCATCTTTATAATACTAGGTTTACTGCAAGGGGTTCCTACATATGAACCTATCATAACAACTGTTGTTGCTGATAGTCCTGCAGCTCAGGCTGGAATGAAAGACGGTGACTTAGTAACAGAGATTAATGGAAATCCTATTACTAGTTGGGAAGAGTTGTCTGAAGAAGTAAGAGTTAGTCCAAATGAAAAAATGGATTTTTCTGTAGAACGTAATGGTGAAATTTTAGATTTAACGATTACACCAAACGAAGTAACGACTGGAAAAGAGAAAGTTGGACAAATTGGGGTTCAATATACTAGTCCAATGGAAAAAAATCCGGTTAAAGCAATTGCTTATGGAGCAGAACAAACATATGATACTACGCTATTAATCTTTTCAGCACTTGGAAATCTTATAACTGGTCAATTTTCAATAGATGATTTGTCAGGACCAGTCGGTATTTATAAAGTTACAGAAACGGTTGCACAATCTGGTGTATATAATTTAATGTACTGGGCAGCTCTTTTAAGTATTAATTTAGGTATCATGAATTTATTACCGTTACCTGCGCTAGATGGGGGTCGACTGTTATTTTTCTTATTCGAAGCAATTCGAGGCAAACCTGTCGACAAGCAAAAAGAAGGAATGATTCACTTTGTTGGAATCATGCTTTTAATGGTGCTTATGGTAGTTGTAACATGGAATGATATACAGCGTTTCTTCTTTTAA
- a CDS encoding PolC-type DNA polymerase III yields MMQDGIARMHILLQQLDLTEDSFVKHFENASISRFTVHKKVRQWHFHIHCSAILPIEIFTIFRQRLEEKFTGIASVHLTIESENSIVSDTQIKDYWMVVMKELSDMAPPLKDCLLQQQPEWNGQMIQLTCGQELELRTLKRKYVDQLAETYVNFGFPKMAIDFKLVEDTQALAEAQLAFLEQRKLEEEELGKKALVDLQKREQDRQENGADGAADGPFQLGIPLKKEEPIMDIRQIQDEERRVTIEGFVFDVEVKELRSGRSLLTAKVTDYTDSILVKMFSRDKEDAQMMERLKKGMWIKVRGSVQNDTFVRDLIIMAQDMSEINPVVRLDTAQEKRVELHLHTPMSQMDAVSSVSALVSQAAKWGHKAIAITDHANVQSFPEAYAAGKKNGIKILYGLEANLVHDGVPIAYDEQHIALEDATYIVFDVETTGLSANYDKIIELAAVKMKNGEIIDKFERFVNPHHPLSATTIELTGITDDMVRNAPEIEDVIRDFYEFIGNGIIVAHNASFDMGFLYEGYRKCGIDHFTHPVIDTLELARFLHPELKTHRLGSLAKKFNIELTQAHRAIFDCEATGYLLMHLLKESEEKKIQYHDDFNKHIGQGDSYKRARPSHCTILAVNDEGLKNLFKLVSLSHISTFYRVPRITRSTLQKHRAGLIIGSGCDRGEVFEGLMQKPLEQVEDIAKFYDYLEIHPKEVYSHLLELELVRDEWNLEDIIRKMIKLGKKLNLPVVATGNVHYLNENDAIFRKILVNSQGGANPLNRHELPKVHFRTTNEMLDAFSFLGEELAKEIVVTNPQKIADSIEDIKPIKDDLYTPKIEGADEEVRSLTYAKGREIYGEDLPEIVEARIEKELTSIIGHGFAVIYLISHKLVKKSLDDGYLVGSRGSVGSSLVATLTEITEVNPLPPHYVCPNCKHSEFFQDGSVGSGFDLPNKNCEKCDTPYVKDGQDIPFETFLGFKGDKVPDIDLNFSGEYQPQAHNYTKVLFGEDNVFRAGTIGTVAEKTAYGYVRGYTNDNNMTLRGAEVDRLVQGCTGVKRTTGQHPGGIIVVPDYMDIFDFSPIQFPADAQDSEWKTTHFDFHSIHDNLLKLDILGHDDPTVIRMLQDLSGIDPKTIPTDDPEVMKIFSGTETLGVTQEQIDCKTGTLGIPEFGTRFVRQMLEETKPSTFSELVQISGLSHGTDVWLGNAQELIQDGTCQLSDVIGCRDDIMVYLIYQGLEPSLAFKIMESVRKGKGLTPEFESEMKKEGVPNWYIESCKKIKYMFPKAHAAAYVLMAVRIAYFKVHFPILYYAAYLTVRASDFDLISMINGSQTIRAKLEEINGKGLDASPKEKSLATVLEIGLEMSERGIRLQKVDLYKSKASEFTIEGNTLIPPFNAIPGLGTNVAFQIVKARQDGEFLSKEDLQQRGKVSKTIIEYMDAMGCLDGLPDANQLSLF; encoded by the coding sequence ATGATGCAAGATGGCATAGCAAGAATGCACATATTGTTACAACAGCTTGATTTAACGGAAGATTCTTTCGTTAAACATTTTGAAAATGCATCTATCTCTAGATTTACTGTACATAAAAAAGTAAGACAATGGCATTTTCACATTCATTGTTCTGCTATTCTACCGATAGAAATTTTTACTATCTTCAGACAAAGATTAGAAGAGAAATTTACAGGTATTGCAAGTGTTCATTTGACAATTGAAAGTGAAAATTCAATAGTTTCAGATACCCAGATTAAAGATTATTGGATGGTTGTCATGAAAGAATTAAGTGATATGGCACCGCCTCTTAAAGATTGTTTACTTCAGCAACAACCAGAGTGGAACGGACAAATGATCCAACTTACTTGTGGCCAAGAACTTGAACTACGTACATTAAAAAGAAAATATGTAGATCAATTAGCGGAAACATACGTTAACTTTGGATTTCCTAAAATGGCTATAGACTTTAAATTAGTAGAAGATACTCAAGCATTAGCTGAGGCACAGTTAGCATTTTTAGAACAGCGAAAATTAGAAGAAGAAGAACTTGGAAAAAAAGCTCTAGTTGATTTACAGAAAAGAGAGCAGGATCGTCAGGAAAATGGTGCAGATGGAGCGGCAGATGGTCCCTTCCAGCTCGGAATTCCACTTAAAAAGGAAGAACCGATCATGGATATTCGCCAGATTCAAGATGAGGAACGCAGAGTAACGATCGAGGGATTTGTTTTTGATGTAGAAGTAAAAGAGTTACGAAGTGGAAGATCACTGTTGACAGCAAAAGTGACAGATTATACCGATTCCATCCTAGTAAAAATGTTCTCTCGTGACAAAGAGGATGCTCAAATGATGGAACGATTGAAAAAGGGCATGTGGATTAAAGTTCGAGGATCAGTTCAGAACGATACCTTCGTAAGAGATTTAATCATTATGGCACAAGATATGTCTGAAATTAATCCTGTTGTGCGATTGGATACGGCACAAGAAAAAAGAGTCGAATTGCACTTACATACCCCTATGAGCCAAATGGATGCTGTTTCATCCGTTTCTGCGTTAGTATCTCAAGCCGCCAAATGGGGGCATAAAGCTATTGCAATTACAGATCATGCGAATGTTCAGTCCTTTCCGGAAGCGTATGCTGCGGGAAAAAAGAATGGGATTAAAATTTTATATGGTTTAGAAGCTAATTTAGTTCATGATGGCGTTCCGATTGCTTATGACGAACAACATATAGCGCTAGAAGATGCAACTTATATTGTATTTGATGTGGAGACTACGGGTTTGTCAGCTAATTATGATAAAATCATCGAATTAGCTGCGGTTAAAATGAAAAACGGTGAGATAATTGATAAGTTTGAGCGATTTGTTAATCCACATCACCCTTTATCTGCTACTACAATCGAACTTACTGGAATTACGGATGATATGGTTAGGAATGCTCCGGAAATCGAAGATGTTATTAGAGATTTTTATGAATTTATAGGGAATGGAATAATAGTAGCGCATAATGCCTCATTTGATATGGGCTTCTTATATGAAGGGTATCGTAAATGTGGCATTGATCACTTTACTCATCCTGTAATCGATACATTAGAACTAGCAAGATTCTTACATCCAGAGTTAAAAACACATAGACTAGGATCCTTGGCTAAAAAATTTAATATAGAGTTAACTCAGGCGCATAGAGCTATATTTGACTGTGAAGCGACTGGATATTTACTTATGCATCTATTGAAGGAATCGGAAGAAAAAAAGATTCAGTATCATGATGATTTCAACAAACACATCGGTCAAGGGGATTCCTACAAAAGAGCGAGACCATCGCATTGTACAATTCTAGCGGTGAATGATGAAGGTCTGAAAAACTTATTTAAATTAGTCTCTCTTTCTCACATCTCTACTTTTTACAGAGTTCCTCGGATTACTCGTTCTACTCTACAAAAACACCGTGCTGGACTTATCATCGGTTCCGGTTGTGATAGAGGAGAAGTATTTGAGGGCCTAATGCAAAAACCATTAGAGCAAGTAGAAGACATTGCAAAATTCTATGATTATTTAGAAATTCATCCGAAAGAAGTTTATTCTCATTTACTAGAATTAGAATTAGTAAGAGATGAGTGGAATTTAGAAGATATTATTCGAAAGATGATAAAGCTAGGGAAAAAACTTAATTTACCGGTTGTTGCTACAGGTAATGTCCATTATTTAAATGAAAATGATGCTATTTTTAGAAAAATACTTGTAAACTCACAAGGTGGAGCAAATCCGCTAAACCGTCATGAGCTACCTAAAGTCCATTTTCGTACTACAAATGAAATGCTAGATGCATTTTCATTTTTAGGTGAAGAGCTAGCGAAAGAAATCGTTGTAACCAATCCTCAAAAAATTGCCGATTCTATTGAAGATATAAAACCTATTAAGGATGACTTATATACACCTAAAATAGAAGGAGCAGATGAAGAAGTTAGATCACTTACGTATGCTAAAGGTAGAGAAATCTATGGGGAAGACCTACCTGAAATTGTGGAAGCAAGAATTGAAAAAGAATTAACTTCTATTATTGGGCATGGATTTGCGGTTATTTATTTAATTTCACATAAACTAGTTAAAAAATCGCTGGATGATGGTTATCTAGTTGGTTCCCGAGGATCGGTTGGTTCCTCATTAGTAGCAACGCTTACAGAGATAACGGAAGTGAACCCATTACCACCACACTATGTGTGTCCTAACTGTAAGCATTCTGAGTTTTTCCAAGATGGTTCAGTAGGGTCAGGATTTGACTTGCCAAACAAAAACTGTGAAAAATGTGATACTCCGTATGTAAAGGATGGACAAGACATTCCTTTCGAAACTTTTCTTGGCTTTAAAGGAGACAAAGTTCCTGATATCGATTTAAATTTTAGTGGAGAATATCAACCACAGGCACATAATTATACGAAAGTATTATTTGGAGAAGATAATGTTTTTAGAGCAGGTACTATTGGTACTGTTGCTGAAAAAACGGCGTATGGATATGTCCGTGGGTATACAAATGATAATAATATGACTTTACGCGGAGCAGAAGTGGATCGATTAGTACAAGGATGTACGGGAGTTAAACGTACAACAGGGCAACATCCTGGGGGAATAATTGTAGTACCTGATTATATGGATATTTTTGATTTTTCTCCTATACAGTTCCCAGCAGATGCACAGGATTCTGAATGGAAAACAACACATTTTGACTTTCACTCCATTCATGATAACTTATTAAAACTTGATATTCTTGGACATGACGATCCTACTGTTATTCGTATGCTACAAGATTTATCTGGAATTGATCCTAAAACAATTCCTACAGATGATCCTGAAGTGATGAAAATCTTTAGCGGAACTGAAACTCTCGGAGTTACGCAAGAACAAATAGATTGTAAAACTGGTACACTCGGGATTCCCGAATTTGGTACTCGATTTGTTCGACAAATGTTAGAAGAAACGAAGCCGTCTACTTTCTCAGAGCTTGTTCAAATTTCAGGTCTCTCACATGGTACAGATGTATGGCTAGGAAATGCACAGGAACTGATTCAAGATGGAACTTGTCAGCTTTCGGACGTTATAGGTTGTCGTGATGATATTATGGTTTATTTAATTTACCAAGGTCTAGAACCTTCGTTAGCATTTAAAATAATGGAATCGGTTCGTAAAGGGAAAGGCTTAACTCCAGAGTTTGAATCAGAGATGAAAAAAGAGGGAGTTCCTAATTGGTATATTGAATCTTGTAAAAAGATAAAATACATGTTCCCAAAAGCCCATGCGGCTGCATATGTATTAATGGCAGTGCGTATTGCATATTTCAAAGTGCATTTTCCCATACTATATTACGCGGCGTATTTAACTGTTCGTGCTTCTGATTTTGATTTGATATCCATGATTAATGGTTCCCAAACAATTCGAGCAAAATTAGAAGAAATAAATGGAAAAGGCTTGGATGCATCTCCTAAAGAAAAGAGTTTAGCAACCGTACTTGAAATCGGACTTGAAATGTCAGAACGTGGTATTCGTTTGCAAAAAGTGGACTTATATAAATCAAAAGCAAGTGAATTTACAATTGAAGGAAATACGCTTATACCACCATTTAATGCTATTCCAGGATTAGGAACCAATGTTGCATTCCAAATTGTTAAAGCTAGACAAGATGGAGAGTTTTTGTCTAAAGAGGATCTACAACAAAGAGGTAAAGTTTCCAAAACAATTATTGAATACATGGATGCAATGGGTTGTTTAGATGGACTTCCAGATGCAAACCAGCTTTCTTTGTTTTAA
- the pyrH gene encoding UMP kinase — MSTPQYKRIVLKLSGEALAGEQGFGLSPAIIKSVAEQVKEVVELGVEVAVVVGGGNIWRGKVGSEMGMDRATADYMGMLATVMNSLALQDSLEKVGIETRVQTSIEMRQVAEPYIRRRAIRHLEKKRVVIFAAGTGNPYFSTDTTAALRAAEIEADVILMAKNNVDGVYSADPRTDKTAFKYEELSFLEVIQQGLQVMDSTASTLCMDNDIALIVFSIMDNGNIKKAVLGETIGTVVRRNS, encoded by the coding sequence ATGAGCACACCACAATACAAAAGAATCGTTTTAAAACTAAGTGGCGAGGCGTTAGCTGGAGAACAAGGTTTTGGACTATCACCGGCAATTATTAAATCTGTGGCTGAACAAGTTAAAGAAGTAGTAGAACTTGGCGTTGAAGTTGCAGTAGTAGTAGGTGGGGGTAATATTTGGCGAGGAAAAGTTGGTAGTGAAATGGGAATGGACCGTGCTACAGCTGATTATATGGGAATGCTTGCAACAGTAATGAACTCACTTGCTTTGCAAGATTCTTTAGAAAAAGTAGGAATTGAAACTCGAGTTCAAACTTCTATTGAAATGCGCCAAGTTGCAGAACCATACATACGCAGAAGAGCAATTCGTCATTTAGAAAAGAAGCGAGTAGTTATTTTTGCTGCTGGTACAGGAAATCCATACTTCTCAACAGATACAACAGCAGCTCTAAGAGCGGCTGAAATTGAAGCAGACGTAATTCTTATGGCTAAAAATAATGTAGATGGTGTTTATTCAGCAGATCCAAGAACTGATAAAACAGCATTTAAATACGAAGAGCTTTCTTTCCTAGAAGTAATTCAACAAGGGTTACAAGTGATGGATTCAACAGCATCTACATTGTGTATGGACAATGATATTGCACTTATTGTATTCTCAATAATGGATAATGGAAATATTAAAAAGGCTGTTCTTGGAGAAACTATCGGTACAGTCGTTAGGAGGAATTCATAA
- a CDS encoding isoprenyl transferase: MLKKLIRKNEQTISINLTERIKRAQQEQLPSHIAIIMDGNGRWAKKRTLPRVAGHHEGMKIVKRITRFANEIGIKTLTLYAFSTENWKRPKLEVEFLMRLPEEFLGTYLPELIEQNVQVKMMGNIESLPEHTKRAVKKAMEQTAHNDGLILNFALNYGSRDEIVQAVRNIVNDVQNGNISAEVISEKLLDNYLMTKDLSEPDLLIRTSGEVRLSNFMLWQLAYTEFWFTDTLWPDFDEACLLDAIESYQTRNRRYGGLKGEEVN, from the coding sequence ATGCTAAAAAAACTTATTCGTAAAAATGAACAAACGATAAGTATTAACTTAACAGAAAGAATAAAGAGAGCTCAACAAGAACAATTGCCGAGTCATATTGCTATCATTATGGACGGAAATGGTAGATGGGCCAAAAAAAGAACCCTACCACGTGTTGCAGGTCACCACGAAGGCATGAAAATAGTAAAGAGAATAACGCGATTTGCCAATGAAATCGGGATTAAAACTTTAACCCTCTATGCTTTTTCAACGGAAAATTGGAAAAGACCAAAATTAGAGGTGGAGTTTTTAATGCGTTTGCCTGAAGAGTTTCTTGGCACATATTTACCAGAACTAATTGAGCAAAATGTTCAAGTGAAAATGATGGGTAACATTGAATCTTTACCAGAACATACGAAAAGAGCAGTCAAAAAGGCGATGGAACAAACCGCACATAATGATGGTTTAATACTCAACTTTGCTTTAAATTATGGTAGCAGGGATGAGATTGTTCAAGCTGTGCGAAACATCGTAAATGATGTACAGAATGGGAATATTTCAGCTGAAGTTATTTCTGAAAAATTATTAGACAACTATTTAATGACAAAAGATTTATCGGAACCTGATTTACTCATTCGTACTAGTGGTGAAGTTCGATTAAGTAACTTCATGCTCTGGCAGCTTGCTTATACAGAATTTTGGTTCACGGATACTTTATGGCCAGATTTTGACGAGGCATGTTTACTTGATGCTATTGAGAGCTATCAAACAAGAAATAGAAGGTATGGCGGCCTTAAGGGGGAAGAAGTTAATTGA